The Neisseria subflava DNA window TGCTGGCTATGATATTGAGGCAGAAATCGAAAAATTCTTGTGGATGGATGCCGTGATTTGGCAGATGCCTGTTTGGTGGATGCACGAGCCTTGGACAGTGAAGAAATACATAGACGAAGTATTTATCGCTGGACACGGCAAGCTTTACCACAGTGATGGCCGTCATCGTGTCAGCCCGACCGAAGGCTTCGGTACAGGTGGTTTATTGCAAGGCAAAAAACACATGCTTTCGCTTACGTGGAATGCGCCGATTGAAGCGTTCACCCGTGAAGGCGACTTCTTTGAAGGCAAAGATGTGGATGCTGTGTACATGCCTTTCCACAAACTCAACGAGTTTATCGGTTTGACCCGTCTACCGACATTTACATGTAACGATGTAGTTAAAAATCCACAAGTAGAACAATACTTCGCAGACTACCAAGCACATTTGAAAAAAGTGTTCGGTTAATAATAAAACATCAACTTGAAGCGGTGGGCTTTTGCCCACCATTTTGTCAGTCGCTAATTGGTACGAAATATGGCAAATCCGTGGCGCAAGTGATTACCCGCTGGCTGGTGGAACGTGGCATCATTGTATTGGCAAAATCCACCAAACCCGAACGTATGGCGGAAAACTTGAACGTCTTTGATTTTGCTCTCAGCGATGAAGACAAAGCCGAAATTGCCAAACTGGACGGCACGTTCGCCGCCATTGTCAATCACGACACGGTGGATAATTTGAAGCGCATCTCCGCGTGGAAAATGGGCGTGTAAGTGTAGCGAAAAACCATCTGCAATTCATCATATGAAAGGACAAAACATGATTAACGGGTTAGATATCGAACGTTTCCGAACTACCATGGCAGCGGTTGAAAACGACCATGCAAAAGGCAAGGCAGTATTACGCGCCGATTCGCGCTGGGTATCCGGCACGAAGAATGAAATCTCCGTGCGCCGCTTCCCTGCCTTTACCACAGACGAACCGAAAAACATGGGCGGTGAAAACGCCGCCCCAAATCCGGTGGAATACCTGATCAGCGCTGCGGCAGGCTGCTGCTCCATAGGTTTCGAGTTGCAAGCAGCATTGGCAGGCGTGAAACTGGAACAGTTTGAAATATCCGCAAGTGGCGGTATCGACATGGCCAAACTGTTCGGCATGGAAGATG harbors:
- a CDS encoding NAD(P)H-dependent oxidoreductase, translating into MNILLLNGGKAFGHSHGELNHTLHKKAKEVLTALGHNVKETVIDAGYDIEAEIEKFLWMDAVIWQMPVWWMHEPWTVKKYIDEVFIAGHGKLYHSDGRHRVSPTEGFGTGGLLQGKKHMLSLTWNAPIEAFTREGDFFEGKDVDAVYMPFHKLNEFIGLTRLPTFTCNDVVKNPQVEQYFADYQAHLKKVFG
- a CDS encoding aldo/keto reductase, whose protein sequence is MAQVITRWLVERGIIVLAKSTKPERMAENLNVFDFALSDEDKAEIAKLDGTFAAIVNHDTVDNLKRISAWKMGV
- a CDS encoding OsmC family protein; translation: MINGLDIERFRTTMAAVENDHAKGKAVLRADSRWVSGTKNEISVRRFPAFTTDEPKNMGGENAAPNPVEYLISAAAGCCSIGFELQAALAGVKLEQFEISASGGIDMAKLFGMEDGYGGLDNLVLTIKVKADADLPTLQNFADRSAATSPVLNSLKARAKVVVEKI